Part of the Sphingobacterium sp. LZ7M1 genome, AATATAAGGGTAAATGGGCAAAGGATTTCTTCCAGAATGAGAAGCCTTTGATCTTGGAGTTGGCGTGCGGTAAGGGTGAATACACCGTAAACCTTGCGAAATTGTTTCCTGAAAAGAATTTTATTGGTATTGACTATAAAGGGAACAGGATCTGGCGTGGTGCTAAGACTGCCCTAGAAGAAGGCATTGATAATGTTGGTTTTCTGAGGATTCAGATCGAGACCATCTTGGAACATTTTGAAAAGGGAGAAGTCTCTGAGATCTGGATTACCTTCCCTGACCCGCAACCTCAGGATAGCCGTGAAAAGAAGCGCTTGACAAATCCGGTATTTTTGGAAAGATATAAAGAGATCCTGGTGCCAGAGGGTATCATGCACCTTAAAACGGATAACGATGGCTTCTTCGCTTATACATTGGAGCAAATCGACCTACAGGGCTTGCCAAAACTGAAGGAAACCAAAGACCTATATCATTCAGATTTAGTGGATGAGGTGCTGTCCATCAAGACCTACTATGAGAAAAAGTATTTGGCGGAAGATAAAAACATCAATTACGTGCAATGGAAATTCGCAAAATCATAGCGAATTAAGAATGATTTCGTAAATTCATTTATTATGAAAAGAATTTACCTAATCTGCCTTTTATTAAGTTATCAGTTTGCATCAGCACAAGATAATCTGAAAACCGACTTCCAGCGTATTTATGAAGATATCAATACCAATTCGGAAGCCTATGAACGTTTAAAATACAGTACCGAAAACCTAGGACATCGCTTAACGGGTTCTGAACAGGGCAAGAAAGCCGAAGAGCATGTGTTCAACCTCCTGAAGTCCTATGGTTATGAGGTCCAATACCAACCGTTTTCCGCGCAGAGCTGGGCTCGTGAATCGTTGCACCTCAAGCTCAACAACAGCGAGGTGCCGACCGTTTCTTTGGCGCATTCTCCTGTCAAGGTCGATATCACCGCGGATTTAGTCGATCTAGGCAATGGGCTGGAGGCCGACTATCAAAAGGTTGGCGATCAAGTCAAAGGGAAAATTGCCTTGGTCTACCTGCACATTCTCCCTAATTCTGGAGAGAACCTAAAAAATCTACACCGTTCCGAAAAGACAGCCTTAGCTGAGAAATATGGTGCTAAAGGGATTGTATTTATCAACAGTGTCAAGGGCAATGTACTGCTGACTGGTACAGCTTCCATTACCGGGAAATTGATCGATATCCCAGCGATCTGTATCGGTTTGGAGGATGGTATGAAATGGAAAGAGACCTTAGCCAAAGAAAAGGTAAAGGCCGAAATCAATATGCGCAATAAGGCGGAGGAAGCAACGGCCAGGAATATTATTGTTTCCATTAAAGGTTCTGAGCTGCCCGAAGAAAAGATCGTTATTGGGGGCCACCTAGACAGTTGGGACCTAGCGACCGGAGCTATTGACAATGGTTTGGGATCCTATGCGATTATTGATATGGCAAGAACTTTCAAAAAGCTGAACCTAAAACCAAAGCGTTCCATTGATTTCGTCCTCTTTATGGGCGAGGAACAAGGTTTGTTAGGTTCAAAAGCCTATGTAGCTGAAGCCATCAAGAATGGGACCTTGGGTCAGATCAAATATATGTTGAACTTTGATATGACCAATGCGCCTACAGGATTCTCGACAAGTAGAGATGAAATGATGCCTTTATTGGACTCCTTTGGCGGAGTATATGCCGAAGTGGATACCGATTTTAAGAATAAAAATGCCTCAGGGGCAGGATTGCACAGCGATCACCAGCCATTTATGATGCAAGGGATCCCTACAGGATCTGCAACAGGAGGCAAGTTGCCTAACAATGCCGGCTTATATTACCATTCTGACAATGACGTTTTCAGCCTAGTGGATAAAAAGGGATTGGAGCAGACCGTGAAAGTAGGTGCAGCCTACCTATATGCCTTGGCCAATGCCAAAGCAATCCCAGCACAACGTTTTTCGGATGATGAAATTGTGAAATTCTTGGAATCTAAAGGGTTGAAAGAGCCTCTAATGATCTCAGGAGAATGGCGTTGGGGGAAATAATTAGATTAATGAACCCCCTGCCTGGATAAAGGTGTTTTTCTTTTCCATGAAAGCACCTTTATCTATCGCTTTTGTTGCCTTGGAAATAATGCTGGTCTTGAAACCTTCCGAAATAGCATCCATTGCCGTAAAGAATACGCAGAAGTCTGCCGCTAATCCACATACATGCACTTCGTCGATCTTTCTTGCCTTCAAGTAACCTGCCAGTCCCGTGTCTTTCCTTTTGCCGTTATCATAGAAACCGCTATAGCTATCAACTCTGGGGTCCATGCCTTTTCTAAAGATGGCCTCAATTCGGCTGCTATCTAGATCTTCAGATATCTGTGCGCCATAGCTTTCCTGCACGCAATGATCTGGCCATAGGACTTGTTCAAGGCCATCCAGATCAATGACCTCAAACGGCAATTTGCCTTCGTGTTTGCTAGCAAAGCTCAGGTGTTCTTGGGGGTGCCAATCCTGCGTTGCAACCACTAAATCGTAATCTTTTTGGATACTGTTTATAATAGGGAGGATTTCATCGCCTTTAGCTACTTCCAATGATCCGCCCGGTAAAAAATCGTATTGAACATCTACAATAATCAGTGCCTTCATAGTTCTAATGTAATAAAAATTAATCGACCGACAGCATATAACCAACTCCACGGATATTGCTGATCTTGATCCGTTCATCCTGAGCGAGGTATTTCCGGATGCGGCTGATGAACACATCCAAGCTACGACCGGTGAAATACGTGTCATTGCTCCAATAGGTACGGATAATTTCGTCTCGCGGGACAACCTTATCCTTGTTTTCGATCAGTCTCTTCAGCAGTTCAGATTCCCTATAGGAGAGCTTTTCGGTGGAATCCCCAATGCTGAGGGTGTTTTTTGCACTATCGAGGGTGTAATTTCCGAGAATCAATTTGCTAGGGGACATGCTTTGTCCCACCTTTTTGAGCGCAGCCTCGATCCGGACAATCAGTTCCTCGATTTTAAAAGGTTTCCGAATATAGTCGTTAGCTCCTAATTTAAAGCCCTTGACCACATCTTCCGTCTGCGTCATCGCAGTCAGGAAAATAATGGGTGTGAGGAGGTCGTTCTTCCTGATCTCCTTTGCCGTCGTGAATCCATCCATGATAGGCATCATCACATCCAATACAATAATATCCGGTTTGTACTTGTTATGGAATACAATAGCCTGCTGTCCATTCAGCACATGCCGAACTTCAAAACCATGTTCCTCCAAACTGTCAGAAACAATCATGGCCAGGCTTTCCTCGTCTTCTACATATAAGATGTTTGTCATTTCCCTAAATTGAATTGGCTAATCAAATTACATCCGTTTCCTTCAATCGAATTAGGACTGCTTTGGTAAATCTATAACAAAAGTACTGCCAACTGCCTCTTCGCTGCTCAAATCGATAGTCCCTTGATGTTGCTGTACGATTTGCTTTACATAGGCAAGGCCTAGTCCGAAGCCTTTCACATTGTGAATGTTGCCGGATGGCACGCGGAAGAACAGGTCGAACACCCCTTTTTGATAGGCTTTAGGAATTCCTATGCCATTATCTTGTATGGAAAGTGTGTATCTGTCACCGTTTTCAGAAAGGGCGATATTTATTTTTACCTGATCTCCAGCATACTTGATGGCATTGTCGAGCAGGTTGTTGATGACATTTTTGATATGGGCTTGATCCGCAAAGATTTGGAAGGAGTCTCCGGTAAGCGTTTTTTGGATATCTACTTCCTTTTTGGCAAACAGTTTAGCGTTCTCCATCGATTCATCGATCAAGTTGTCGAGATCAAACCAAGTCTTTTCGAGCAAGACGCCGTTAGTTTCAGCGACATCCACCTGCAACACCCTTTCTATCATGTCAGAGAGGTGCTCCAGTTCCTGACGGGAAATCGATAGGTACCTATTCATCCGTTCTTTGTCATCCTTTGCGCCATAACGCTGTAGAGACTCTATGGCAGCCATTACCGTTGAGACAGGTGTCTTTAGCTCATGGGTCATGTTGTTCACAAAGGCCTTCCGCATCTTGGCCAATTGGTTCTGTTTGCGGATGGTCACCAACAGGGTCCAGAATGTTCCGATCAACGCAATGATCAACATTAATGAGAAGAAAAGCTGCCAACCGATCTGCTTTAATAGGTAAACAGTAGGATTGATGTAATCCACTTCGAGATAAAGGTTTTCGCTTTGGTCGATTACAATGGGCCTAGATTTACTTTCCTTATAGCGTTGGTGGTAAAATTCCTTATTGCGCTCCTCTTCATTGGGCAGATTTGATATCTGCAATATAAAAGGCGAGTACATGTCCCTTTCCCTTAATGATTTTTCCAGGCGAATCTGCAAGGAGTCAATGGTAGCCTCGTTCCAATTGATGGTACGCACGACATAGGATGAAATAAAATGCCGGCTCATCTTGCTCTTGGAATTGCCTGTGGAGTCACTTCCGTTCTGTCGATCGTTCTTGCGGTTGAAATTCTGGTTCTCGAAGATGCTTTTTATGGTATCTACATTTATTTGCGGATATTTTTCCTTAAAAGCAATGGATAGCCTATCAATTCTGTCCTTACGTTGATTTTGGTTTTCCTTCTGGATTTGCTCCTCGTTTTCGCTGTAAAAGTCCTGAACCACATCAAATAGCTCATGTTCGGTCATCCCCAAAAAGAACTGTTTATGGCCGAAATAACTTCCAAATAACCAAAAACCCAGCACAACGATAATCCCAGCGATGGTGAGGACAATAGAAGCAAGCAATATTTTATACTTTTTTAACATAATTAAAACAAATTTAAATTAGTAGATTTGCTCCGCATAAATATTGGTGGGCTTTTAACAAATTATAACACTGATTAACAAAGTGCTACTTAAATTGTCGCATTTCTGCTTAATAATACGTTATTTGCTCAATAGATTTATGCTGCTTACAAAAGATTTTTCATGGAAGAAGTCAATTGAGTCCATTAATCATGTTTTTGGATGTGTATTTTAACATTTAATAACATGGGATAAACTTCTGCAATCCATACTTTTGCTAGACTAATGATTTTATGATTAAACAATTACGAATTATTCTTTTTGCTACTCTTGGTTTAAGTGCACTCTTTACAGTAAGTTGTGATAAGGATATGTCAATCTCGTTGGATAACGACAATCTTGATAACCTAAACGTAACCTCAGATGATACGCTGAGTGCTACCGTTTCCACCTTGCAGATGCCAAATATCCCTACCTCAGGTAGCGGAGTGGTCTTGGTAGGTAAAGTTTCACAACCAACCACTGGTAGTTTGAAGTCTACTTCATATTTCCGACTAAACCCTACAGGTATAACCAGTGATATCCCAACAAATGCCAAATTTGACTCCTTAAACTTAGTGTTGGTACCAAGTTATTGGAGGATTGCATATGGTGATACCACGAAACTTCAGACCATTTCTGCACACCGATTGACCCAATCTTTAGAAACAAAAACTATAGATAATTCATTCAATGGGCAGCCAAATCCATTTTATATCACTGGACCGGCTATTTTTGGCCATCAAAAGGTCAGCTATTCAGCAAATGAATTGGGTTCTGTAAAGTTCTTGCCTAAGAAGTCGAAGAAGGATACGGTTTCCATTCGCTTGAATGATGCGTTGGGTACGGAGTTCTTCAACAAGATCAAAGCTTCTGATATCGCATTCAATTCAGCTTCCAATTTCCAAGAATACTTTAAAGGCTTGAGTTTGGTTTCTGCGGAAACGAATACAGCGATTATCGGCTTCTCTGACACCCTACAGGTTAAGGTTAACTATTCCTACCTAGGGTCGGATGGTTTCAAGAAGACCGGATCTAAAGTGTTAAACATGACCGAAAAGGCTTTCCAGTACAATCAATTTGACAAGGATGTACAGGGGACAGTATTTGAAGGATTGAGTTCAACCAAAGCCCTTGAGAGCAAGAATACGGCTGGAATCACCTATTTACAAGGTGGAACAGGTGTTGTTACTGAAATCAAGTTTCCTGCATTAAAGGAATTCTTGGCCCAACAGGGACTGGCTGTCAATAAAGCAGAACTGATTATTGAATTGGAAACCTTGCATACCGGTTATATGCCAGCTATTCCAAACCCAATATTAATGATTGCTGATAATAGGATTCCGCTTTCTTATGTGCATCAGCCATTTGGAAGGGACCCTCAATTTGCGCAATACATTAAATCAGATAATTTAGGAAAAAAAGGTAGGTATACTTTTAATATGATTGAGTATATTAAAAATACCACGGATGCAGAATGGGGTAATAAATCTTTATTCTTATCCATGTTCCCGACCGCAGGTCTAGGTTTTACACCTTATACCAGCGTTTTGGCGACACAAAACAATGAACCGAAAGTTAAATTAAATATCGTATATACAAAATTTAAATAGTCTATGAATAAGAGAAATTGGCTTGTACTACTTTTGATAGGAGCCTTCGCAATTACTACATTTAACTCATGTAAAAAAGAGGAATCAACAGATACAGATACTGGTCCAACTGAATGGGAAACATCTATCGTTCTAACAGGTAAACCAAGAAATGGTGCTGCAACATTTACAATCAATGACGTAGCTTATTTAGTGGGTGGACAAATGAAAAATAATGAGTTATTAAGTGACTCTTATTCATTCGACGGTACTTCTTGGACTAAAAAAGCAGAATTCACTGGCCCTAAAAGACATAGTGGAGTTGGCTTTGCAGTTGCTGGAAAAGGATATGTAGGATTAGGTTTTGGAAATGACGGTGTTACTTCCGGACCTCTAAAAGATTTTTATCAGTATGACCCTGCAACTAATGCATGGAAAAAAATTGCTGATTTCCCAGGTGATGCTCGTCATTCTGCAGTTGCATTTACTTTAGGTAATGCAGCATACGTAGGATTAGGTGGTAATAATGCTACCGATGAGACTTTCTCAGATTTCTATAAATATGATCCAGCTACAGATAAATGGACTGAAATTGCTACTTCATTCAGCAACAAGAAAATGGGTGCTTATGCATTCGTGATCAATAATGTAGCTTATGTAGGTGGAGGTATTTCCAATGGTGTTCCAACAAATGATTTCTATTCATTTGATGGTACTAAATGGGAAAAGAAAAAATCCCTTACTGAAGATAACAAAGATGCAAGACGCGTTAATGCAAGTGCATTTACTATTGGCAGCAATGGTTATGTAGTTTCAGGACGCTCTCAAACTGGTGTTGTAAGTACAGTATGGAAATATAATCCAGCTGAAAACGCGTGGTCTGATGGTAGCGAATCTATCCCTTCAGCTCGTGAAAAATCAGTTGCTTTCGCAATCAAAGGAAAAGGTTACATCAGTACTGGTAATTCTGGAACTGGCTCTTTCTTCGATGACACTTACGTGTTCACTCCAGTTAGATAATATTTTTATATAACGATAGAAAAGGGATGGCCTATAGGTCATCCCTTTTTTATTGAACTTAGCTTTTCATTCCCCGTTGTTAACCAAGAAATGACCTATTTTCAGGAGGTCTTTTTTTGAGGGGTACATACTGGATAAAGTTTGGTCTCATTCGAGACACATTCCGAATTTTCCGAATATGTCTCGAATGAGACCAAAACAATCCCCGAAGCCACAGCTCCATTTTTTTTGGATAATATGGGTTTCAAAGCCTCCAGTAATGTCCGATTGAGTTGGCTATGGATAAAAGAAAAGTGGCAACCTTTATCGGGTTACCACTTCTCTTAAATCTTGAATGATCTAGTATTTTTTAGATAAGTCCTTTAGCAGATAAAAGTTCTGCAACTTGAACCGCATTGGTTGCCGCACCTTTACGAAGGTTGTCGGCAACTACCCATAGGTTCAATGTTTTCTCTTGGGTCTCATCTCTACGGATTCGACCAACGAATACTTCGTCCTTGCCGTGTGCATCTTTAGGCATTGGGTATTCTAGGTTGGCAGGATTATCTACCACCACTACACCTTCTTGCGCTTCAAGGGCTGCACGTACATCCGCCAAGTCGAATTCGTTTTCAAACTCGATGTTTACCGATTCAGAGTGACCACCGATTACAGGGATACGTACGGTTGTAGCCGTAACCTTGATGGAATCGTCGCCCATGATCTTGTTGGTTTCTTGGATCATCTTCATTTCCTCTTTCGTGTATCCATTGTCCTGGAATACATCGATATGAGGAATTACGTTCAGGTCGATCTGGTAAGGATAAGCTTTTTCGCCTTCCACGCCATTACGCTCGTTCATCAATTGATCAACAGCTTTTACGCCCGTACCGGTTACGGATTGGTAAGTAGATACGACAACACGTTTGATTTTATATTTTTCATGCAAAGGCTTCATAACGACAACCATTTGAATGGTTGAACAGTTTGGGTTTGCAATGATTTTGTCTTCAGCAGTCAATACATCGCCATTTACTTCAGGCACGATCAATTTCTTGCTCGGGTCCATACGCCAAGCGGATGAATTGTCGATAACGGTAATTCCAGCTTCCGCGAATAGGGGAGCATATTCCGTAGAAGTGCTGCCGCCAGCAGAGAAAAGGGCTACATCAGGTTTAAGAGCAATAGCTTCAGATGCAGTCACGACCTTATACTTCTTTCCCTTGAATTCGATTTCCTTACCCTTACTTCTTTCAGAAGCAACAGGAATCAATTCTGTAACCGGGAAATTACGTTCCGCTAACACTGTCAACATTTCTGACCCGACTAGACCAGTCGCGCCTACTACTGCAACTTTCATAAATAATATTTGCTTTAAATTTTAATTATTATTGATTTTCTTAAGGTAACAAACATACTAAATAAACCTGAACATTTTTGGAATATTTTCGCTTTTAATAATTGATTATCACTATGATGGAATAAAGTTCAACAAGATTTGTCTTTTGATGTAAAACGTTCAGGTAAATTGGGTTTTCGTTGACAATGTTTCATTGAAAAATTGGTTTTACAGAGCGTAAACGGCCGAATGCTTTTTGAATGTAAAAAATTAAATCATACGTTTGCGCAAAATGCTGGGAAACATCATATTCAGGCATTTAATTGGTAATTTCGCCATATTATTTTAGAAGTTCTTGAAATAACTAAATTTATAAAACTATCATTTCTATAATGAAAGAAGTCATATTGATGATCGGAGCCAATGGTCAGATTGGTTCAGAGTTAGCTGCAGCATTGCGAATCAAGTTCGGAAACGAAAATGTTATCACCTCAGATATACGCGAACCCAAAGAGATTGCCGACGGTGAGATCTTTGAAACATTGAATGTATTGGACAAAGAAGCGATCAAAGCTTTGATCCTAAAATATAAACCTACCCAGATCTATTTATTGGCAGCGATGCTATCGGCTACTGGTGAGCAATACCCACAAAAAGCTTGGGACCTGAACATGAACGGTCTCTTGAATGTATTGGACCTAGCGGTGGAGTTGGGGATCAAGAAGATCTTCTGGCCTAGCTCGATTGCCGTATTTGGCCCACATTCACCAAAAGAGAACACGCCTCAATATTGTGTGATGGATCCGAATAGCATTTATGGAATCAGTAAATTGGCTGGAGAGCGTTTATGTGAATATTATCATAACAAATATGGTTTGGATATCCGCAGTGTTCGTTATCCGGGCATTATCTCTTGGCGAACCGAACCAGGAGGAGGTACCACGGACTATGCAGTCCATATCTTTTTTGAGGCAATCCGCCAAGGGAAATACACTTCCTTCCTGAATGCAGGAACTGAGTTGCCGATGTTGTACATGGATGATGCGGTTCGAGGGACCATTGAGTTAATGGACGCACCATCAGCGGGTTTGACGATCCGTTCCAGCTACAATCTTGCGGGGGTTAGTTTTACTCCGACAGAAATTGCTGAAGAAATTAAAAAAATTCTCCCTAATTTTGAAATCTCCTATTCAGACAATGATCCGCGTCAAGCAATTGCTGATTCATGGCCAAAGAGCATCAATGATGATCAAGCAAGAGCAGATTGGGGCTGGAAGCCGACATTTGATCTGGCAGGGATGGCACAAGACATGCTGGAGAATCTTAAAACAAAACTAAAATAAAATGGGTAGAGCTTTCGAATTTAGAAAAGAAAGAAAATTTAAACGCTGGGCCAAAATGGCCGTTCAATTTACGCGTCTTGGAAAAGAAATTGCAATCGCAGTAAAAGAAGGCGGTCCTCACCCGGAGAACAATTCCCGCTTACGTACCGCAATCCAAAATGCTAAGGCAGTGAACATGCCGAAGGATCGTGTGGAAGCGGCTATTAAAAGAGCCTCTGAGAAGGATTCAAAAGGTTACGAAGAATTTGTATACGAAGGATACGGTCCTCATGGAGTTCCTGTATTGATCGAAACCGCTACTGATAATACCAACAGAACAGTAGCAAATGTTAGAAGTTATTTTACCAAAGCTGGTGGATCCCTAGGTAAAACCGGATCCCTGGATTTTATCTTTCAAAGGAAATCTGTATTCCGCTTTCCGGCTACCGATGAGCTCGATGTGGAAGAACTTGAGTTGGAATTAATCGACGGAGGTCTGGAAGAATTATATGTGGAGGCTGATGAGGAAGGAAACGATATTATCGTGGTACAAACTTCCTTTGAGGACTTTGGAAACATGCAACGCCTTTTAGAAGAAAAAGGGATTGAAGTTTCTTCCGCAAAAACAGAACGTATAGCTTTATCGCATACGACCCTGTCTGAAGAGCAAGCTGCTGACGTCCTAAAATTGATCGATAAGATCGAAGAAGATGATGACGTACAAGCGGTATATCACAACATGGACTAATCCAGATCAGGATATTAAAACATAAAAGAGGGCTCGCCCTCTTTTTCTGTTTTAATACGGGGGGATTTGAAGAAAGTTCAGTTCCTGTGCGTTTTTTGGTCTAAATGTATACATTTGTATATGCTTTCGTTCACCGAGTTTTTCACGAAAAAGAAAATTGACATCAATGCTTTGCAAAAAGCGAAGCCTGAACTTTATCAAGAATTTGATAGAGATTATGCTTTGATGGGTGAAAAGAGTTTTGATCACAGCAAGAAGTTCTGGTTCAATAGGCTAAGGAAAGATTACCTCTTGAAGGAGATCGAAATCTCGGAACCGAAGAAAGCCGAAATCAAAGCAGAAGCATCTTCTACAGCTGCACCTAGCAGCACTGCGCCAGCCGCTGCCAAACCAGCAGGATTCCGTCCTAAATTTAAAGCTGCTGTCAAACCTGTTGAAGAGAAGTCAACGGAAGAAACAGAGACCAATCCAGCTGCCAAAGCGCCGACAGGCTTTAAGCCTCGTTTTAAGGCCGCTGCTCCTCCCGAAAAACAGGATGACCTAAGCGGCAGCATTGAAGTGGATAAGGCAACTGAAGCGATTAAAGAGGCTGAGGAGACCGTAGCCAAGCCAAAAGGCTTTACGCCAAGGTTTAAAGCAACTAACCTACCTAAAAAGGTCGAAGAAGAAAAGCCGGAAGAAGCCCAAGCGGAGACATCGGCAGAAAATGCTGTAGAAAACAAGGAGGCTGTTGCTCCTGCGAAACCAAAAGGCTTTACGCCAAGGTTTAAAGCATCGAACCTACCTAAAAAAGTAGAGGAAGGAAAGCCGGAAGAAGCCCAAGGGGAAACATCGGCAGAAAATGCTGAGGAGAACAAGGAGGCTGTAGTTCCTGCGAAACCAAAATGCTTTACGCCAAGATATAAAGCAACGAACCTACCTAAAAAAGTAGAAGAAGAAAAGCCGGAAGAAGCCCAAGCGGAAACATCGGTAGAAAATGCTGAGGAAAACAAGAATGCTGCTTCTCCTGCTAAACCAAAAGGCTTTACGCCAAGGTTTAAGGCGGCGAACCTGCCTAAAAAGCTGGAGGAGAAAGAGGGCTCCTCTTCGGATTCCGAACCTAAAAATAAGCTACAGGAAGATCAACCTGCAACAGATGTTACAGAAGATAAACTTGCAGAAGAAAATACATCTAAGCCTACTGGCTTTAAACCAAGGTTTAAGGCTGGTGTTACCAAAACGACAACTAACCAGGAGGACAAGGATCCCCATCCTGAGCAATCAAGTGCTCCAACTGAAGAACCATCTACCCAAACAACAAAACCAGTAGGTTTCAAGCCGCGTTTTGTGGCTAGGAAATCATCAGATCAAAAAGATAAGGAGGATTAGAAAGAATATGGATAATCCCATTTATTTTATATTTTTAATTTCAAAAGCGCGTATAAATTATGTTAAAAGAAGAAAGGCAAGCCTATATAATACACCAAATCAACATACATAATAAAGTTTTATCCTCAGATCTGAGCGTTCAGCTGAATGTTTCGGAAGATACCATTCGTCGTGATTTGAACGAGTTGGCGGAGAGTGGTAAAGTTTTGAAGGTATATGGAGGTGCATTATCTAAGTCTTTTCAATATCCCTTCCAAGAGGGGAATGTTTATGCCAAAGAAGCTAAAAAAGAGATTGCTTCCAAGGCTATATCGTTGATTCAAAGTGGAATGACCATCTTGGTCGGAGGGGGAACCAGTATGATTGAATTGGCACGTTTGGTTCCAAAAGATGTTCAGTGTACCTTTTTCACGATCAGTCCTTTAGTCGCATTGGAGTTGGCGGAGAAGGAGAA contains:
- a CDS encoding YebC/PmpR family DNA-binding transcriptional regulator — its product is MGRAFEFRKERKFKRWAKMAVQFTRLGKEIAIAVKEGGPHPENNSRLRTAIQNAKAVNMPKDRVEAAIKRASEKDSKGYEEFVYEGYGPHGVPVLIETATDNTNRTVANVRSYFTKAGGSLGKTGSLDFIFQRKSVFRFPATDELDVEELELELIDGGLEELYVEADEEGNDIIVVQTSFEDFGNMQRLLEEKGIEVSSAKTERIALSHTTLSEEQAADVLKLIDKIEEDDDVQAVYHNMD
- a CDS encoding DeoR/GlpR family DNA-binding transcription regulator, yielding MLKEERQAYIIHQINIHNKVLSSDLSVQLNVSEDTIRRDLNELAESGKVLKVYGGALSKSFQYPFQEGNVYAKEAKKEIASKAISLIQSGMTILVGGGTSMIELARLVPKDVQCTFFTISPLVALELAEKENLEVFLLGGKLSRNTNVVSGSQVINELSDIKVDLCLLGTNSLSVEEGVTDSDWEVVQIKKAMIKCSQKLGVLSIVEKLNSNQKLRVCPLKDITYLITDLNPKHPSLEEFSKQITII
- a CDS encoding NAD-dependent epimerase/dehydratase family protein, with amino-acid sequence MKEVILMIGANGQIGSELAAALRIKFGNENVITSDIREPKEIADGEIFETLNVLDKEAIKALILKYKPTQIYLLAAMLSATGEQYPQKAWDLNMNGLLNVLDLAVELGIKKIFWPSSIAVFGPHSPKENTPQYCVMDPNSIYGISKLAGERLCEYYHNKYGLDIRSVRYPGIISWRTEPGGGTTDYAVHIFFEAIRQGKYTSFLNAGTELPMLYMDDAVRGTIELMDAPSAGLTIRSSYNLAGVSFTPTEIAEEIKKILPNFEISYSDNDPRQAIADSWPKSINDDQARADWGWKPTFDLAGMAQDMLENLKTKLK